Within Gammaproteobacteria bacterium, the genomic segment CAAAATTTCCCAGCAATGGATTTTTGAAAACACCGGCATCGTTTATCCGCGCGTCAAAGGCGGCTACAAAGCCATGCGGCGTTTTTTGCTGCAAGAAATTGAAAACTGCGCGCAGAATTTTCAAATCACTTTGCTCAGCGGTCGCACCGGCAGCGGTAAAACCATGCTGTTGCAACAACTGAAAAACCAGATTGATCTGGAAGCCATCTATCATCATCTGGGATCAGCATTTGGCAATCGCCCACTGCCGCAACCCTCGCAAATCGACATCGAAAATGCCCTGGCCATCGCGCTGTTAAAACACCGGATCAACAAATCATCGACGCTGATTCTGGAAGACGAATCCGCCAGCATTGGTTCGCGTAAATTGCCGGATGTGTTGTTTGCGCAAATGAAACAAGCCCCGGTGGTCATCGTCAATGTCGACATCGCCACGCGGGTAGAAAATATTTTTCAGGAATACATCGTCACTGCCTACCAGCAGTATCAGTCTGTTTTTGGCGAAACCCAGGGCCAGCAAATCTGGGCAAATCATTTGTTCAATTCTCTGGAAAAAATCAAACGCCGTTTGGGCGGCGATCGCTACACCGAAGTTCACAACCTGATGACTCAGGCGATCGCCAACAGCCTGCAACACCAACAACACGACGATCACCGCGCCTGCATCGAATACCTGCTCACCCACTATTACGATCCCATGTACGATTACCAGCTACAGAAAAAACAGGCCCGCGTCGTGTTCACCGGTGATAGTTCCCAAGTGGTTAAGTATCTTCAGGCGTTATAGCCACACATAAAAAAACGGATGCCTTAGCATCCGTTTTTTATTTATTCCCGTGGGATGCGCTGTGCGCTACGTAGCACGAAGTCTGAGCACAACGGTAAGCCCCCCATTTTTACATTGCACAAAAGCCACCTCCAATGTTGAATCGCCTTAAAAACTTGTTACACTGAGCCTCGTGAATGGGTGGCGGCACGGCTGACTGTGCCGCCACTGCCCCTAACGTGTGCGAGAATCCTTTGAACCTCATCCGCTCCGGTCGTTTGTTCAGTCTGTTGCTGGCCATCAGTTTGGTGCTTGCCCAGTGCTTGCTGCTGAGTCATCAAACCGAGCTGGAGCAGCACTTCAAGGGAGATCCATGCGAGTACTGTTTGCACGCCAGCGGCCTGGCAAATGTACACGTTGCCAACACCGCAGGTGAGTTTGCGCTAACCACTGCGGATTTTCTTGTGGCCGCTGTCGTCAGCCTGACGCCGCCAGCACAAAGCTACATTTCACCCCAGCCTCGCGCGCCGCCGGTTCTCCTGTAATCCTTAGAAAAATTTCGTCGACAATGCTGCCTTAATGCTTGGCCGCATGTCGCTATCAACGTCTTTTTTTGGAGAGCATCATGATGTTTCATCGTCGCATTTTGCGCGCACGTTCCGTCTGCGCCACTGTATTTTCATTGCCACTGTTTGCCGCATTGCCCACCGCCAACGCGGCTGGCACCGGTCCCACCAGCAACGCCTATAACCCGGCCCTTGGGCTGATTTTGAGCGGTACGTTCGGCGAGTTTTCCCACTCACCCGAGGAATACAACA encodes:
- the mnmH gene encoding tRNA 2-selenouridine(34) synthase MnmH — encoded protein: MELPQLDDYQALFLADTPLLDVRAPIEFSAGAFPGTTNFPLLNDREREIIGTAYKQQGRESAIALGYSMATAEVQQQRVAPWAKFVAQHPQGALYCFRGGMRSKISQQWIFENTGIVYPRVKGGYKAMRRFLLQEIENCAQNFQITLLSGRTGSGKTMLLQQLKNQIDLEAIYHHLGSAFGNRPLPQPSQIDIENALAIALLKHRINKSSTLILEDESASIGSRKLPDVLFAQMKQAPVVIVNVDIATRVENIFQEYIVTAYQQYQSVFGETQGQQIWANHLFNSLEKIKRRLGGDRYTEVHNLMTQAIANSLQHQQHDDHRACIEYLLTHYYDPMYDYQLQKKQARVVFTGDSSQVVKYLQAL